A window of Bombyx mori chromosome 2, ASM3026992v2 contains these coding sequences:
- the LOC101736924 gene encoding uncharacterized protein LOC101736924 isoform X2 — protein sequence MYTQRCTYSKMFLIFLILLKEIVVTQQTETAVDEGDVAVVAEDVAKDSVKDEVIKKASVPKTVPFSGRAHAKGSVRIVTHFGPNYGRKPWPFFMRTGPLPRYINSSYIWPLRVIEIQPQPCYRPFRMQRFGPKFAPFFDFVPRRTMWQRSVAIPMLNVPRYQCVPRLQNLKGDDTTDD from the exons ATGTATACTCAGAGATGCACGTACTCCAAAATGTTTCTAATCTTTTTAATTCTGCTAAAGGAAATCGTTGTGACtcag CAAACAGAGACGGCCGTTGATGAGGGAGACGTGGCAGTGGTCGCCGAAGATGTCGCCAAAGATTCGGTTAAAGACGAAGTGATCAAGAAAGCCTCAGTACCTAAAACTGTACCGTTTTCCGGTCGCGCACACGCCAAAGGAAGTGTCAGAATCGTCACTCATTTTG GACCAAACTACGGAAGAAAACCGTGGCCTTTTTTCATGAGAACTGGCCCGCTACCACGCTACATAAACTCTTCGTACATATGGCCGTTACGTGTAATTGAAATCCAACCCCAACCGTGTTACCGACCATTCCGGATGCAACGGTTCGGGCCAAAGTTTGCACCGTTTTTCGATTTCGTGCCAAGAAGAACGATGTGGCAGCGTTCCGTGGCAATACCGATGTTGAACGTGCCACGTTATCAATGTGTTCCGAGATTGCAAAATCTGAAAGGCGATGATACTACGGATGACTGA
- the LOC101736924 gene encoding uncharacterized protein LOC101736924 isoform X3: MYLKCMIILIKLFLVQQTETAVDEGDVAVVAEDVAKDSVKDEVIKKASVPKTVPFSGRAHAKGSVRIVTHFGPNYGRKPWPFFMRTGPLPRYINSSYIWPLRVIEIQPQPCYRPFRMQRFGPKFAPFFDFVPRRTMWQRSVAIPMLNVPRYQCVPRLQNLKGDDTTDD, encoded by the exons CAAACAGAGACGGCCGTTGATGAGGGAGACGTGGCAGTGGTCGCCGAAGATGTCGCCAAAGATTCGGTTAAAGACGAAGTGATCAAGAAAGCCTCAGTACCTAAAACTGTACCGTTTTCCGGTCGCGCACACGCCAAAGGAAGTGTCAGAATCGTCACTCATTTTG GACCAAACTACGGAAGAAAACCGTGGCCTTTTTTCATGAGAACTGGCCCGCTACCACGCTACATAAACTCTTCGTACATATGGCCGTTACGTGTAATTGAAATCCAACCCCAACCGTGTTACCGACCATTCCGGATGCAACGGTTCGGGCCAAAGTTTGCACCGTTTTTCGATTTCGTGCCAAGAAGAACGATGTGGCAGCGTTCCGTGGCAATACCGATGTTGAACGTGCCACGTTATCAATGTGTTCCGAGATTGCAAAATCTGAAAGGCGATGATACTACGGATGACTGA